A DNA window from Hypomesus transpacificus isolate Combined female chromosome 24, fHypTra1, whole genome shotgun sequence contains the following coding sequences:
- the derl3 gene encoding derlin-3, translating to MAHRFTQEYFQIPAVTRAYTTACVLTTAAVQLEVITPFQLYLNPDLIIRRYQVWRLITNFLFFGSLGFSFLFNIIFLYRYCRMLEEGSFRGRTADFVCMFLFGGVLMTLFGVFSNLFFLGQAFTIMLVYVWSRRNPHIRMNVFGLLNFQAPFLPWVLMGFSLLLGNSVVVDLLGIGVGHVYYFLEDVFPKQPGGRKHLTTPELLRTWLDSPDEDRGYSPLPEDREQDGELWQDQGGEEEPNE from the exons ATGGCCCACAGGTTCACTCAAGAATATTTCCAGATTCCTGCCGTTACCAGAGCTTATACTACAGCTTGTGTCCTGACAACAGCTGCCGTG CAACTTGAGGTCATCACCCCCTTTCAGCTTTATTTGAACCCGGACCTTATAATAAGAAGATaccag GTTTGGCGTTTAATCacaaattttcttttttttggctCACTTGGTTTCAGTTTTTTGTTTAACATCATCTTTCT TTATCGTTACTGCCGCATGCTGGAGGAGGGATCTTTTCGTGGGCGCACTGCAGATTTTGTATGTATGTTCCTATTTGGAGGTGTCCTCATGACT TTATTTGGCGTCTTTTCCAACCTCTTCTTCCTGGGCCAAGCCTTCACCATCATGCTAGTGTATGTGTGGAGTAGGAGGAACCCTCACATACGCATGAACGTCTTTGGCCTTCTTAACTTCCAGGCACCCTTCCTCCCCTGGGTGCTCATGGGATTCTCACTGCTTCTTGGAAACTCTGTTGTGGTCGACCTTCTAG GAATCGGAGTTGGACACGTGTACTACTTCCTAGAGGATGTGTTTCCGAAGCAGCCTGGAGGCAGGAAGCATCTAACGACGCCTGAACTCCT GAGGACCTGGCTCGATAGCCCAGACGAGGACCGTGGGTACTCTCCTCTACcagaggacagagagcaggacgGAGAGTTGTGGCAAGACCAAGGTGGTGAGGAAGAGCCCAACGAGTAG